The nucleotide sequence ATACGGATTAATTCTCTAATCATCAATTTTGTTCACATGCAGGATTGGAGAATGACGCTTAAACTCGGATATGCATCAAAACAGTCTTAATTCGAACATTTGTATTATAAAATATAGCAAGTACCAACCATAAGTTTATCTCATTTTAACACAGTTCTTTCAAAATCAACTCATTGTGTGTTTTTGGGCCCTCTCCCACCGTGGGTCCAAACAAGTagttaatcaaattcaaatttaaaaaataaaaaataaaaataatcaaccaATCAAAGTCTAAAACAAAGACATTATCTACAAAAAGTTTAAAACAAACAGACATAGAACTGTAACTAGGAGAATCTATTAAAACGTGCCTTCAGAGACTATCAAACTACACTTCTGCTGCActagaaaatttgaaaaattaaagcaAACGATTGTCTTGCTACTGACTGACTGCTGATGGCGGTGGAAAGTCTGCTACTAGTAGAGTACTTCCAGGAACTGACTTGCTCCTAAATTCATGTTCTTGAAACTGTTAACTACTGCCTGCTTGCTATTGCGATCATCATCACCATGAGAATCTAACCATGTTTAGGATAAACATCAGCAACTAAAACAACATTTTAGTTTTCATTTATGCATGCACATGACTCAAACAAAACATTATGCAAGCAATTTCTTACCAGGAACTCCCCTTACATAAGGCACCTTATGAAGTGAAGGCAACTGTGGTGGCATTATCCCCTGTTGGACACCAGCTCCAAGAGAAAggaaaatttcataaattttgcGGCATGGGCAAGAAAGCTTTGACTGAGAGAATACAGCTGGATCAGTTGAGCTTCTCAGAAAACAGTTATGATCATCTTGTTGATCGCTTCCTGGATTCAACTGATTAGAAGATAACCACGGGTTAGAAAGCTTTGACTGACCAAGTCTAGCTTCATGCTGCACCAGCTCTGCCATAATACGATCCATAAGGGAAACATCATATCCATGCTGCACCAGCACTGCCCTAATGCGATCCATAAGGGAATCATCACATTCAAAAttagaatcataatcatcatcactatcaTCGAGTACAAATTCCACTAGATTCATAATCATATCAAAAGTTGAGCTTTGACTatctaaatcatcatcttcaGTCAGATTGCTTTCAGGGGCAGACATGAAACTATCAATACCAAGTGAAATCTCCATTTCATGGTTCAAGAAAGGTCCATCATATGCAATTAAACTGTCCTCATCTGGCAAACATAGACCAGGGATAACAGTTGAACAGTCTTCTATTCTCACATTGGAAGATTTTAGTTCCGACTCCTGGTGAATTTGGTCATCAGGGATAATTGGAGCAAACCGATCCTGCTTATAACACTCCCAAAGATTGTCCCTCTTTGCAAATGTTCTAGGAGAAACAATTCCACATTTTCCGGGTTCTGCTTGCTTCTGAGTTGTACACTCAAATGATCCAGATATGTCACCATTTGGCGAGCCATTGCTGTCTCCAGTTGAAGAAGATAGTGCCTGAAAAACAGAATATTATGGACCTTACTTACTTCATCAAGAAACTAAACCATATTTGAATGACTAAATCTGTCTTGTTTCATCAAGAAactaaaccattttttttatgcctaaatctatctatctatcatCAAATAAACTAAATCATATTCAAATGCCTAAATCTATCTTACTTTATCAAGAAATTAAACCATATTTGTAGATGCATAATCTAATCTAAGTATTCTAAATAAAGCTAAAATCATACCCTGTTGCGACACGGAGGCAGATATGGTGCACTACTCTTATGCAGCAGATTGACCTTATCCAGAGCCTTCGGAGCAGAATCTTTATTCACCGTACTCATACGCAGTAGATTGACCTTATCCAGAGCCTTTGGAACAGAATCTTTATTCACCGTACTCATACGCAGTAGATTGACCTTATCCAGAGCCTTCGGAACAGAATCTTTATTCACCGTACTCATATGCAGTAGATTGACCTTATCCAGATCCTTCAGAACAAAATCTTTTTTCACTTGTTGCTGATGCTGATAAACAGAATCTGTGTCAAAGCATAAATGTTCTTAAATGCTTTtgttaaacaaatcaaaatatccAAAGATAGtccataattaattaatatgtaCACATTAATAAGAAGATAATCAAAAACAGTAGCAAACGCGACATACCATAATCACAATAAGGCGAGGGTAGAAGGCCAGGTGAATTTTCAAACGCACTGTTCAAGAAAGAGTTACAAATTAAGCAGCAGAATAACACACAATCTCttataagaaaaacacaatgtAAAAGAAGGTTTTTTGTTACCAAGCCATTGCTAGCTGAATCTCCTTTAGTAATTTCACTGTTGCTCTACGATCACAATCTTTGGctaaagagagaagaaagctTCTTGTGTATGAAATTCTTGACCTTCTGCAacatcaaaattaaaagaatctTGATTAATATTTGATGATACAGGATAAGTGATAATGCATTACTTAACTAAGTGATCACAAATGCAAGTTACTTAATAGAGCCTAATTGGTCCTTATAGATTGAACCAAGTTGAAACTGATTTACAATTTAATTAGGCGGAAATATAGCTAAATAGTTTATAACAAAACAAACGTAGTTAGTTTCTCTGAGCTTCAAAAGATAATTTAGAATTAATATATTTGCTTTACAACTAATAatgaattaataataattataaaatagtaACGAACTTAAACAGAATACCTTATAACACGCCGTACAACAAAACAGATAATTTGTACggaataacaaaataattaattaataaaataataacaaacttAAAACGGAACAAGCTTAAAACAAAACGGTTAAACACAATaacaatttgtcaaaaataatgataaaaataaataaaaaataaaataaaataataataatcacaagTTGAAATTTACTTGGAAGAATCATTGAAGTAAACATCGTAAGTAGAAAGTGCTGCATATCGATTTTCCTGGCCCATTTTCTCGGGAAAATCCTCAATCACACAAGTCAAAGAGTATTTGACTCAAAATGCAAGAATCTTTTCAAGAATCAGTTAGACTAGCTGTACAAGAAGAAGAACGATTATAGAAAAATCGAGATCAAGATTAAGAAGAAAAGTTCCTAAACCGAAAAACCTAAAATGTACTGAAAATGTATATTATATCATTT is from Medicago truncatula cultivar Jemalong A17 chromosome 1, MtrunA17r5.0-ANR, whole genome shotgun sequence and encodes:
- the LOC25485054 gene encoding uncharacterized protein, translating into MGQENRYAALSTYDVYFNDSSKRSRISYTRSFLLSLAKDCDRRATVKLLKEIQLAMACAFENSPGLLPSPYCDYDSVYQHQQQVKKDFVLKDLDKVNLLHMSTVNKDSVPKALDKVNLLRMSTVNKDSVPKALDKVNLLRMSTVNKDSAPKALDKVNLLHKSSAPYLPPCRNRALSSSTGDSNGSPNGDISGSFECTTQKQAEPGKCGIVSPRTFAKRDNLWECYKQDRFAPIIPDDQIHQESELKSSNVRIEDCSTVIPGLCLPDEDSLIAYDGPFLNHEMEISLGIDSFMSAPESNLTEDDDLDSQSSTFDMIMNLVEFVLDDSDDDYDSNFECDDSLMDRIRAVLVQHGYDVSLMDRIMAELVQHEARLGQSKLSNPWLSSNQLNPGSDQQDDHNCFLRSSTDPAVFSQSKLSCPCRKIYEIFLSLGAGVQQGIMPPQLPSLHKVPYVRGVPDSHGDDDRNSKQAVVNSFKNMNLGASQFLEVLY